One genomic window of Desulfuromonas sp. AOP6 includes the following:
- a CDS encoding acetyl-CoA hydrolase/transferase C-terminal domain-containing protein, with amino-acid sequence MSEFLSRIRKKSLHARVMKPEDTIPFFKNGMDLGWSGFTPVGYPKVVPLALADYVEQNNLQGKMRFNLFIGASIGQEVEDRWASLQMTDKRWPYQTGKVIQKQVNDGTVRMGDKHLSLYAQDLGYGYYTKGRGGGFDLGLVEASGIAEDGSIILAGSIGAATEVIQYSDKLIIEINTAIPSFEGLHDIVMLDKPPHRKPYLISRVDDRIGTLHVPCDHDKIIAIVESQKPDRGRPLGPPDEISERIAANILDFFGAEVKAGRLPKNLLPLQSGVGNIANAVVGGLVNGPFSNLKVWTEVIQDTMLDFFDSGKLDFASSTSLSLSEPGFERFYQNWDKYASKVILRPMQVSNNPEPIRRLGVIAMNTPVEFDIYGHANSTLVGGTRMVNGIGGSGDFLRNAALSIMHTPSTRPSKTDPTGITCVVPFATHVDHTEHDLDILVTEQGLADLRGLCPRERAREIIAKCAHPDYRPILTEYYERAEKDCFARGVGHEPHMLFKAFRMQESLATKGTMKIDSWE; translated from the coding sequence ATGTCTGAATTTCTCAGCCGAATCAGGAAAAAGAGCCTGCACGCCAGGGTGATGAAGCCGGAGGACACTATTCCGTTTTTTAAGAACGGCATGGATCTGGGCTGGTCGGGATTTACCCCGGTCGGATATCCGAAGGTGGTGCCTCTGGCCCTGGCTGACTACGTTGAGCAGAACAACCTGCAGGGCAAGATGCGCTTCAATCTCTTTATCGGCGCCTCCATCGGTCAGGAGGTTGAGGATCGCTGGGCCTCCCTTCAGATGACCGACAAGCGCTGGCCCTACCAGACGGGAAAGGTGATCCAGAAGCAGGTCAACGACGGTACCGTGCGCATGGGAGACAAGCATCTGTCCCTCTATGCCCAGGATCTCGGCTACGGCTACTACACCAAGGGCAGGGGAGGCGGTTTCGATCTTGGTCTGGTGGAAGCCTCGGGCATTGCCGAGGACGGCAGCATTATCCTGGCCGGCTCCATCGGCGCGGCCACGGAGGTCATTCAGTACTCGGACAAGCTCATCATCGAGATCAACACGGCCATTCCCTCCTTCGAAGGGTTGCATGACATCGTCATGCTCGACAAGCCGCCCCATCGCAAGCCCTACCTGATCAGCCGGGTCGATGATCGCATCGGCACCCTGCATGTCCCCTGTGATCACGACAAGATTATCGCCATTGTGGAGTCCCAGAAACCGGACCGCGGGCGGCCGTTGGGCCCGCCGGACGAGATTTCCGAGCGCATCGCCGCCAACATCCTCGACTTCTTCGGGGCGGAGGTGAAAGCGGGGCGGTTGCCGAAAAACCTGCTCCCCCTGCAGTCGGGGGTCGGCAATATCGCCAACGCCGTGGTCGGCGGTCTGGTGAACGGTCCCTTCAGCAATCTCAAGGTCTGGACCGAGGTCATCCAGGACACCATGCTCGACTTTTTCGATTCGGGCAAACTCGACTTCGCCTCGTCCACCTCACTCTCCCTGTCGGAGCCGGGTTTTGAGCGCTTCTACCAGAACTGGGACAAGTACGCCAGCAAGGTCATCCTGCGCCCCATGCAGGTGAGCAACAATCCCGAGCCCATCCGCCGTCTGGGGGTGATCGCCATGAACACCCCGGTGGAATTCGATATCTACGGCCACGCCAATTCGACCCTGGTGGGTGGCACCCGCATGGTCAACGGCATCGGCGGTTCCGGCGACTTTCTACGTAACGCGGCGCTGTCCATCATGCATACGCCATCGACGCGCCCCTCCAAGACAGACCCGACGGGGATTACATGTGTCGTTCCCTTCGCCACCCATGTCGATCACACCGAGCACGATCTCGACATCCTCGTCACCGAGCAGGGTCTGGCCGATCTGCGCGGCCTCTGCCCGCGCGAACGGGCGCGGGAGATCATCGCCAAGTGCGCTCACCCCGATTACCGGCCGATCCTGACCGAATACTACGAGCGCGCCGAAAAGGACTGCTTTGCCCGCGGTGTCGGCCACGAGCCCCACATGCTTTTCAAGGCCTTTCGCATGCAGGAGTCGCTGGCCACCAAAGGAACCATGAAGATCGACAGCTGGGAGTAG
- a CDS encoding MerR family transcriptional regulator, producing MSEDIPPTEEIVPIGTLCKDLGISTRTLRYWEEVGIIESVERLDRANRGYTPYMVRRIRFIIKLRDLGLTIKEMQHLYEVYGNAKKTDRLIPELIGIFDQHIHTIDDRVAKLNSLRRDIVEYRERMLTKLKEAMQKESTGT from the coding sequence ATGAGTGAAGACATACCGCCAACCGAAGAAATTGTTCCTATTGGCACGCTGTGCAAAGATCTGGGGATTTCGACACGGACGCTGCGCTACTGGGAAGAGGTCGGCATCATCGAGTCAGTAGAACGACTTGACCGGGCCAACCGAGGCTATACACCGTATATGGTGAGAAGAATCAGATTCATCATTAAACTGCGGGACCTGGGCCTGACCATCAAAGAAATGCAGCACCTGTATGAGGTTTACGGCAATGCCAAAAAGACGGATCGGCTCATCCCCGAACTCATCGGCATCTTCGACCAGCATATCCATACCATCGACGACAGGGTTGCCAAGCTGAATTCCCTGCGCAGAGACATCGTCGAATATCGCGAACGCATGCTGACCAAACTGAAAGAAGCCATGCAGAAAGAGTCCACCGGCACCTGA